One region of Humidesulfovibrio mexicanus genomic DNA includes:
- a CDS encoding FAD-dependent oxidoreductase, with product MPISTTPLNFAFAGPGPARGNGRSVAVIGAGPSGLAAAGFLACLGYTVDVYDKLPKPGGLMVFGIPAERIPAERIAEGVEVLAGRYGVRFHPGTKICDRRQVDDTGDELSTRCMDLDELVRGHDAVMLCTGSWKPRKLNVPGEDLAGVYTGLAFLFPIRAAQYKKDAMRRIDVAGKNVIVIGAGFSAIDVAHGALGQGAARVSLVYRRTRREAPCGTHEIEQFEAAGGQWLELVTPLRILEGEGERKGQVAGVECIQCRLGEPDADGRRGAVPDSCAKAVLPADIVVAAIGETASPPFAERLGLESVRKNEIHWLQMTRMDGVFVAGDALTGPSKIGKAVYSGLRAAQSLSRWLTLKAMSREREYREDEPIGREDLR from the coding sequence ATGCCCATCAGCACAACGCCCTTGAATTTCGCCTTTGCCGGGCCCGGCCCGGCGCGCGGCAACGGCCGCAGCGTGGCCGTCATCGGGGCCGGTCCGTCGGGCCTTGCCGCCGCCGGATTCCTGGCCTGCCTGGGCTATACGGTGGACGTGTACGACAAGCTGCCCAAGCCGGGCGGGCTCATGGTCTTCGGCATCCCGGCCGAGCGCATTCCCGCCGAGCGCATCGCGGAAGGGGTGGAGGTTCTGGCCGGGCGCTACGGGGTGCGCTTCCATCCCGGCACCAAAATTTGCGACCGCAGGCAGGTGGACGACACCGGCGACGAGCTTTCCACCCGCTGCATGGACCTGGATGAACTGGTGCGCGGGCACGATGCGGTGATGCTCTGCACCGGGTCGTGGAAGCCGCGCAAGCTCAACGTGCCCGGCGAGGATTTGGCCGGGGTGTACACCGGGCTGGCCTTCCTGTTTCCCATCCGCGCCGCGCAGTACAAGAAGGACGCCATGCGCCGCATCGATGTGGCGGGCAAGAACGTCATCGTCATCGGGGCGGGCTTTTCGGCCATCGACGTGGCCCACGGGGCCCTTGGCCAGGGCGCGGCGCGGGTGAGCCTGGTGTACCGGCGCACCCGGCGCGAGGCCCCCTGCGGCACCCACGAGATCGAGCAGTTCGAGGCCGCGGGCGGCCAGTGGCTGGAGCTGGTCACCCCCTTGCGCATTCTGGAGGGAGAGGGCGAGCGGAAGGGCCAGGTGGCCGGGGTGGAGTGCATCCAGTGCCGCCTGGGCGAGCCCGACGCCGACGGCAGACGCGGAGCCGTGCCCGATTCCTGCGCCAAGGCGGTGCTCCCGGCGGACATCGTGGTGGCCGCCATCGGCGAGACCGCCTCTCCGCCCTTTGCCGAGCGCCTGGGCCTGGAGAGCGTGCGCAAGAACGAGATCCACTGGCTGCAGATGACGCGCATGGACGGGGTGTTCGTGGCGGGCGACGCGCTCACCGGGCCGAGCAAGATCGGCAAGGCCGTGTATTCCGGCCTGCGCGCGGCCCAGTCCCTGTCGCGCTGGCTGACCTTGAAGGCCATGAGCCGCGAGCGCGAATACCGCGAGGACGAACCCATCGGCAGGGAAGACCTGCGTTGA
- a CDS encoding 4Fe-4S dicluster domain-containing protein: MSDHEKILFIDYSRCIGCESCEAACRFVHGQPRINMTRTAGGIMAPVYCRHCESAACVKSCPRGALQRAEDGSVLLNPVLCAGCETKNCILACPFGGIFCPGRMDDAMSKCDLCRTRQAMGMAPACVEICPCGAIHFVTRGEAKALATPEYEAAHRKVMEHVRPVIAPLPRRER, encoded by the coding sequence ATGAGCGACCACGAGAAGATCCTGTTCATCGACTACTCCCGCTGCATCGGCTGCGAGTCCTGCGAGGCCGCGTGCCGCTTTGTGCACGGGCAGCCGCGCATCAACATGACGCGTACGGCGGGGGGCATCATGGCCCCGGTGTACTGCCGCCACTGCGAGTCCGCCGCGTGCGTGAAGAGCTGCCCAAGGGGGGCGCTGCAGCGCGCGGAGGACGGCTCCGTGCTGCTGAACCCGGTGCTGTGCGCCGGGTGCGAGACCAAGAACTGCATCCTGGCCTGTCCTTTCGGGGGCATCTTCTGCCCTGGCCGCATGGACGACGCCATGAGCAAGTGCGACCTGTGCCGCACCCGGCAAGCCATGGGCATGGCCCCCGCCTGCGTGGAGATCTGTCCCTGCGGTGCCATCCATTTCGTCACCCGGGGGGAGGCCAAGGCTCTGGCCACGCCGGAGTACGAGGCCGCGCACCGGAAGGTCATGGAGCACGTGCGCCCGGTCATCGCGCCCCTGCCCCGCCGGGAGAGGTGA